One Cynocephalus volans isolate mCynVol1 chromosome 7, mCynVol1.pri, whole genome shotgun sequence genomic region harbors:
- the LOC134382224 gene encoding interferon-induced protein with tetratricopeptide repeats 1-like, which translates to MSKNAEDRRVKDSLAQLRCHFTWKFLIENSEIPDLENRVLDEIEFLDTKYNVGIHNMLAYVKHLKGQNEKALESLKEAEDLIQRDHANQSDMRSLVTWGNYAWVCYHLGRLAEAQTYLDKVESTCEKLASPFRYRMECPEMDCEEGWALLKCGGQNYERAKACFEKALEADPENAEFSIGYAITTYRLDGFNAAKKRTEGFSLHPLRQAIRLNPEDAYIKVLLALKLQEVGQEAEGEKYIEEALTNKSSQTYVFRYAAKFYRKKGSLDKALHFLKTALQATPDSVFLHHQIGCCYRQQMKEIRKAAKLQPSREDEENADRMMRLAIYHFELAIQKKPTFTIAYMDLANMYREQGEHQKVEDTYQKALTLHDGDKSRLQEVHYRYGCFLQCHKQSENDAITYYLKALYIEPQSNARQIILSALENLVNWRVDQNKTDVESLNLLALVHRLKEGRE; encoded by the coding sequence taagaatgctgaagatcgTCGGGTCAAGGATAGCCTGGCTCAATTGAGATGTCACTTTACATGGAAGTTTCTAATTGAAAACTCTGAAATACCTGATTTAGAAAACAGGGTCTTGGATGAGATTGAGTTCCTAGACACCAAGTACAATGTGGGAATACACAACATGCTGGCCTATGTGAAGCACCTGAAAGGCCAGAATGAGAAAGCCTTGGAGAGCTTGAAAGAAGCCGAAGACTTAATCCAGCGAGATCATGCCAACCAATCGGACATGAGAAGCCTGGTGACCTGGGGCAACTATGCCTGGGTGTGCTACCACCTGGGAAGACTGGCAGAAGCCCAGACATACCTGGACAAGGTGGAGAGCACTTGCGAGAAGTTGGCAAGTCCCTTCCGCTATAGAATGGAGTGTCCTGAGATGGACTGTGAGGAAGGATGGGCCTTGCTGAAGTGTGGAGGACAGAATTATGAACGGGCCAAGGCCTGCTTTGAAAAAGCTCTGGAAGCAGACCCTGAAAACGCTGAATTCAGCATCGGGTATGCAATTACCACCTATCGTCTGGATGGCTTTAATGCAGCAAAAAAACGCACGGAGGGGTTTTCTTTGCACCCCCTAAGGCAGGCCATCAGGCTAAATCCAGAAGATGCATATATTAAGGTTCTCCTTGCACTGaagcttcaggaagtaggacaagaagctgaaggagaaaagTACATTGAGGAAGCTCTGACCAACAAGTCCTCACAGACTTATGTCTTTCGATATGCAGCCAAGTTTTACCGAAAAAAAGGCTCTCTGGATAAAGCTCTGCATTTCTTAAAAACGGCCTTGCAGGCAACACCTGACTCCGTCTTCCTGCATCACCAGATAGGGTGTTGCTACAGAcaacaaatgaaagaaataaggaaagctGCAAAGTTGCAGCCTAGCAGAgaggatgaagaaaatgcagacaGAATGATGAGATTAGCCATATATCATTTTGAACTTGCTATACAGAAAAAGCCCACATTTACAATAGCGTATATGGATTTAGCCAACATGTATAGAGAGCAAGGTGAACATCAAAAGGTTGAGGACACGTACCAGAAAGCACTCACCCTACATGATGGTGATAAGAGCCGATTGCAGGAGGTCCATTATCGTTATGGCTGCTTTCTGCAATGTCACAAGCAATCTGAAAATGATGCAATTACCTACTATTTAAAAGCACTATACATAGAACCACAGTCAAATGCTAGACAAATAATTCTCAGTGCTTTAGAGAACTTGGTTAACTGGCGAGTTGATCAGAATAAAACTGATGTGGAGAGTTTAAATCTGCTTGCGCTCGTGCACAGATTGAAAGAGGGAAGAGAGTGA